From Synechococcus sp. A10-1-5-1, a single genomic window includes:
- a CDS encoding carbon-nitrogen hydrolase family protein codes for MTSFLAAAIQLNSSADLTANFAAAEEQIELAVRRGAELVGLPENFAFMGEDSQRLEQAALIAEQAQRFLITMARRYQVTLMGGGYPVPAGSGLTSNRAELVAKDGQILATYDKIHLFDVDLPDGNTYQESATVQPGNALPPVVAVPGLCRVGLSICYDVRFPELYRHLAAEGADLLFIPAAFTAFTGKDHWNVLLQARAIENTAYVVAPAQTGQHGARRQTHGHSLVIDPWGTVLSDAGTSVGQAVAPIDVGHRQRIQAQMPSLQHRKPALF; via the coding sequence TTGACAAGCTTTCTGGCTGCGGCAATCCAGCTCAATAGCAGCGCTGATCTAACCGCCAATTTCGCTGCCGCCGAAGAGCAGATTGAGCTGGCTGTTCGCCGTGGTGCCGAGTTGGTCGGCTTGCCGGAGAACTTCGCCTTCATGGGCGAGGACAGCCAGCGCCTTGAGCAGGCCGCGCTGATCGCAGAGCAGGCGCAGCGCTTTCTGATCACCATGGCTCGCCGCTATCAGGTGACCCTGATGGGCGGTGGTTATCCGGTTCCCGCTGGATCTGGACTGACCAGCAACCGGGCCGAGTTGGTGGCGAAGGACGGTCAAATCCTGGCGACCTACGACAAGATTCACCTTTTCGACGTCGATTTGCCTGACGGCAACACCTACCAGGAATCGGCGACCGTTCAACCCGGAAACGCCTTGCCTCCTGTGGTGGCGGTTCCCGGCCTCTGCCGCGTTGGCCTCTCCATTTGCTACGACGTTCGCTTCCCTGAGCTCTACCGGCACCTGGCTGCCGAGGGGGCTGATCTGTTGTTCATCCCCGCGGCCTTCACCGCCTTTACGGGCAAGGACCACTGGAATGTTCTGTTGCAGGCACGCGCCATCGAGAACACGGCCTACGTGGTTGCCCCGGCGCAGACAGGCCAGCACGGAGCGCGACGCCAGACCCACGGCCATTCCCTGGTGATCGATCCTTGGGGCACCGTTCTCTCGGATGCCGGCACCTCCGTGGGGCAGGCCGTGGCACCCATCGACGTCGGCCATCGCCAGCGGATTCAGGCTCAGATGCCAAGCCTTCAGCACCGCAAACCCGCTTTGTTTTAA
- a CDS encoding N-acetylmuramoyl-L-alanine amidase has translation MSRLGLALLLPCVTLLSALPARAWSALSAWAISRDGVLELRTPPATRLQAFFEGGSGGVGPRIWVDLPGAPQRSRTLAGNGAIREVRIGRPTDNATRLVIEFEPGTRLDPRQIKLVGTDVDRWSMDFGPSVRGLRAIGEGSLERPQGPSWRALPPPALQLPRGPIPKLGDLPSVPAGRYTVVLDPGHGGPDPGAIGINNLRETDVVLDVSLQVAQILQAKGVRVLLTRSSEVDVDLPPRVALANNNRADLFVSIHANALSMNRPDVNGVETFYFQGGRSLSLAQSIQNQLLAASPGTPDRGARSGRFFVIRRTVMPAALVEMGFVTGQLDAPRLADPGFRRRLAVAIAMGILNYLVAYP, from the coding sequence TTGTCTCGTCTGGGATTAGCCCTGCTGCTTCCCTGCGTAACGCTCCTCTCGGCGCTTCCGGCCCGCGCCTGGAGTGCTCTGTCGGCCTGGGCCATCAGTCGCGACGGTGTTCTGGAGCTGAGGACCCCACCAGCCACCCGTCTTCAGGCTTTTTTTGAGGGGGGTAGCGGTGGTGTGGGCCCTCGGATCTGGGTGGACCTGCCCGGGGCGCCTCAACGCTCCAGAACCTTGGCGGGCAATGGTGCGATTCGAGAGGTTCGCATCGGTCGACCGACCGACAACGCCACGCGCTTGGTGATTGAGTTTGAGCCTGGCACCCGGCTGGATCCCCGTCAGATCAAGTTGGTTGGTACCGATGTCGATCGTTGGTCCATGGACTTTGGACCGAGTGTCCGCGGTCTTCGGGCCATCGGCGAAGGAAGTCTCGAACGCCCCCAAGGCCCCAGTTGGCGCGCCCTTCCGCCCCCTGCCCTGCAGCTGCCCCGCGGACCGATTCCCAAACTTGGGGACCTTCCATCGGTTCCCGCGGGTCGTTACACGGTGGTCCTCGACCCCGGCCATGGCGGCCCGGATCCTGGGGCGATCGGAATCAACAACCTGCGGGAGACGGACGTCGTTCTCGATGTGAGTCTCCAGGTGGCTCAGATCCTTCAGGCCAAGGGTGTTCGCGTCCTCTTAACCCGTTCCTCGGAAGTGGATGTGGACTTGCCTCCTCGGGTGGCGCTGGCCAATAACAACCGTGCGGACTTGTTTGTGAGCATCCACGCCAATGCCCTGAGCATGAATCGCCCAGACGTCAATGGTGTGGAGACCTTCTACTTCCAAGGAGGCCGCTCCTTGAGCTTGGCCCAATCGATTCAGAACCAGCTCTTGGCAGCTTCACCGGGAACGCCTGACCGGGGAGCGCGCTCCGGTCGCTTCTTTGTGATTCGCCGCACGGTGATGCCGGCGGCTTTGGTGGAGATGGGCTTTGTCACGGGGCAATTGGATGCACCCCGATTGGCCGATCCCGGTTTCCGCCGGCGGCTGGCTGTTGCTATCGCTATGGGCATCCTCAATTACCTGGTGGCTTACCCATGA
- the murI gene encoding glutamate racemase, whose amino-acid sequence MSGAPIGLFDSGVGGLSIWRQVVHALPAESLLYVADQAHVPYGNRSATEIQANSLAIADYLVAEGCKAIVVACNTASAVALEPLRQRFPKLPILGLEPAVKPAVQLTRSGVVGVMATPATFQGQLYRATVGRYATAVQVVEQVCVGLAELVEQGDLEGSDCDARLMSYLQPMLAAGADTIVLGCTHYPFVIESIRRLVGPAMAVLDPAPAVARHLADVLEKAGLLASGQQGAMAQPSRYLFATTADPSAFNRALARLVGVNSSCQALIWMPRSDESRCLGPA is encoded by the coding sequence ATGAGTGGGGCCCCCATCGGTCTGTTTGATTCCGGCGTTGGCGGTTTAAGCATCTGGCGTCAGGTGGTGCATGCTCTGCCAGCTGAGTCCTTGCTGTACGTGGCGGATCAGGCCCATGTTCCCTATGGCAACCGCTCGGCAACCGAGATTCAGGCCAACAGCTTGGCGATTGCTGACTATCTGGTTGCTGAAGGTTGCAAGGCGATTGTGGTGGCCTGCAACACCGCTTCAGCCGTGGCGTTGGAACCCCTGCGACAGCGCTTCCCCAAGCTGCCGATCTTGGGCTTAGAGCCGGCGGTGAAGCCTGCGGTTCAGCTGACCCGCTCCGGAGTGGTGGGAGTGATGGCCACGCCGGCAACTTTTCAAGGGCAGCTGTATCGCGCCACCGTCGGTCGCTATGCCACGGCCGTTCAGGTGGTGGAGCAGGTCTGCGTGGGTCTGGCGGAGCTGGTAGAGCAGGGCGACCTGGAGGGCTCCGACTGCGATGCCAGGTTGATGAGCTATCTCCAGCCGATGCTGGCTGCTGGTGCCGACACGATTGTTTTGGGCTGCACCCACTACCCCTTTGTGATCGAGTCCATCCGCCGTCTTGTGGGCCCGGCGATGGCGGTCCTGGACCCTGCTCCTGCCGTGGCACGTCATCTAGCGGATGTTTTGGAGAAGGCCGGTCTTTTGGCCTCTGGTCAACAGGGGGCCATGGCGCAGCCCTCCCGGTACCTCTTTGCCACCACCGCTGATCCTTCGGCCTTCAATCGAGCCCTCGCGCGGCTGGTGGGCGTGAACAGCTCCTGTCAGGCGTTGATCTGGATGCCGCGTTCTGATGAATCCCGCTGTCTTGGCCCCGCTTAG
- the sds gene encoding solanesyl diphosphate synthase, producing the protein MATVAELLQPVESDLEALLSDLRSLIGAGHPILQAAAEHLFSAGGKRLRPGIVLLISRALAPQGELTSRHRRLAEITEMIHTASLVHDDVVDEASTRRGVDTVHSRFNHRVAVLAGDFLFAQASWHLANLDNLEVVKLLSRVIMDLADGEVKQGLYRYDTGQSFETYLEKSYCKTASLIANSARAAGVLSDLPEAQLDDLYRFGRQLGLAFQVVDDILDFTGSDQQLGKPAASDLASGYLTAPALYALEERPALAVLIEREFNQEGDLEQALELVRGSNAIQRSRTLAETFANEAYEALSFLPPSDCRTALLELPEFVLSRLY; encoded by the coding sequence ATGGCCACCGTTGCAGAGCTGCTACAGCCCGTCGAGTCCGATCTCGAGGCTCTGCTGAGTGATCTCCGCAGCCTGATCGGTGCTGGCCATCCGATTCTTCAGGCCGCTGCAGAGCACCTGTTCAGTGCGGGTGGTAAGCGGCTCCGTCCTGGCATTGTTCTCCTGATTTCCCGGGCCCTCGCGCCCCAGGGTGAGCTCACCAGTCGCCATCGGCGCCTGGCTGAGATCACTGAGATGATCCATACGGCCTCACTCGTCCATGACGACGTCGTGGATGAAGCCTCCACGCGTCGTGGGGTGGACACAGTTCACAGCCGTTTCAACCACCGCGTTGCGGTTCTGGCCGGCGACTTCCTGTTTGCTCAGGCCAGCTGGCACCTCGCCAACCTCGACAACCTCGAGGTGGTCAAGCTGCTCTCCCGCGTGATCATGGATCTCGCCGATGGAGAAGTGAAGCAAGGTCTCTACCGCTACGACACGGGCCAGAGCTTCGAGACCTATCTCGAGAAGAGCTACTGCAAGACCGCGTCCTTGATCGCCAACAGCGCTCGGGCTGCTGGAGTGCTGAGTGATCTGCCCGAAGCCCAGCTCGATGACCTCTATCGCTTTGGCCGTCAACTCGGTCTGGCGTTCCAGGTGGTCGATGACATCCTCGATTTCACCGGCAGCGATCAACAGCTGGGTAAGCCAGCCGCCAGCGACCTGGCCAGTGGCTATTTGACTGCTCCAGCGTTGTACGCCCTTGAGGAGCGCCCTGCCTTGGCTGTCCTGATTGAGCGTGAGTTCAACCAAGAAGGTGATCTGGAGCAAGCTCTTGAGTTGGTTCGCGGCAGTAACGCCATTCAGCGCTCCCGCACCTTGGCTGAAACCTTCGCCAACGAGGCCTATGAAGCCTTGAGCTTCCTGCCACCCTCCGATTGCCGTACGGCACTGTTGGAGTTACCCGAGTTTGTTCTGAGTCGTCTCTACTGA
- a CDS encoding HAD family phosphatase — translation MAHPAGCLFDLDGLLLDTEPLHAQAWQQAARHFGRALSEGELMQLRGRRRLDCADQVRQWISASGLDVPSTEALLAIRQPIAEALLIQAQPMAGAQALVQRCLDLGLPMALATSSSGDAVKLKAKPHPWLEAIQERVHGDDPELKRGKPHPDVFQLAAQRLGVSCEESWAFEDSPAGAQAALAAGCRVFVVPAPGADRNLYPNKVTDFLDSLQDVLALLNEGTQ, via the coding sequence ATGGCTCATCCCGCTGGCTGCCTGTTTGACCTCGATGGGCTGCTGCTCGATACCGAACCCCTGCATGCGCAGGCCTGGCAGCAGGCCGCCCGTCACTTCGGTCGAGCCCTAAGCGAGGGAGAGCTCATGCAATTGCGGGGGCGCCGGCGCCTGGACTGCGCCGATCAGGTCCGCCAGTGGATCAGCGCAAGCGGCCTGGACGTCCCCAGCACTGAGGCACTCTTGGCCATCCGACAGCCGATCGCCGAGGCGCTCTTGATCCAGGCCCAACCGATGGCAGGGGCTCAGGCCCTTGTTCAACGCTGCCTCGACCTGGGCCTACCGATGGCCCTGGCCACCAGCAGCTCAGGGGATGCGGTGAAGCTCAAAGCCAAGCCACACCCCTGGCTTGAAGCGATACAAGAACGGGTCCATGGAGACGACCCGGAGCTCAAACGCGGCAAGCCCCATCCGGACGTCTTTCAACTCGCCGCCCAGCGCTTGGGGGTGAGCTGCGAGGAAAGCTGGGCATTCGAAGACTCACCAGCCGGGGCGCAAGCCGCCTTGGCTGCCGGCTGCCGCGTCTTTGTGGTGCCGGCACCAGGGGCCGATCGAAATCTCTACCCGAACAAGGTCACTGACTTTCTCGACTCACTCCAAGATGTTTTAGCTCTACTGAACGAAGGAACTCAGTAG
- the acs gene encoding acetate--CoA ligase, with protein MSETGIESVLNEARVFDPPAALSAAARIGSLQAYRDLAARAQADPDSFWGEAARQELHWFKPFETVLDWSNPPFARWFEGGQTNLSYNCLDRHLNGPRADKTALIWEGEPGDVRRFSYRELHAEVCKAANALKALGIGKGDLVALYMPMVPEAAIAMLACARIGAPHSVVFGGFSADALRDRLIDGEAKVVITADGGFRKDKPVSLKPAVDEALAAKGGAPSVDHVLVVKRIDSGCGMEFGRDHWWHELVDGQSSDCAAEPMESEDRLFVLYTSGSTGKPKGVVHTTAGYNLWAHLTFQWIFDIREDDVHWCTADVGWITGHSYIVYGPLSNGATTVMYEGAPRPSKPGAFWELIEKHRCTIFYTAPTAIRAFMKSGREVPDQYDMSSLRILGTVGEPINPEAWIWYRDVIGGGRCPIVDTWWQTETGGVMISPLPGATPTKPGSATLPLPGIQADIVDHDGNSQGADQGGYLAIRRPWPGMMRTVHGDPDRFRKSYWEEIRPADGSHIYFAGDGARRDADGYFWVMGRVDDVINVSGHRLGTMEIESALVSHPAVAESAVVGRPDDLKGEGIVAFVTLEAGRSGDDALIAELRSHVGKEIGPIARPDVIKFSDALPKTRSGKIMRRILRSLAAGQEVSGDTSTLEDRSVLDQLRV; from the coding sequence ATGTCCGAGACCGGGATCGAGTCGGTGCTCAATGAAGCGCGGGTGTTTGATCCACCGGCGGCCCTATCCGCAGCGGCTCGGATCGGCTCATTGCAGGCCTATCGCGATCTGGCGGCCCGTGCCCAGGCCGATCCCGATTCCTTCTGGGGTGAGGCCGCTCGGCAGGAATTGCATTGGTTTAAGCCGTTTGAGACGGTGCTCGATTGGAGCAATCCACCCTTTGCGCGCTGGTTTGAGGGGGGGCAAACGAATCTCTCCTACAACTGTTTGGATCGCCACCTCAATGGGCCTCGGGCGGACAAGACGGCCCTGATCTGGGAAGGCGAACCGGGTGATGTGCGCCGCTTCAGCTACCGCGAACTGCATGCGGAAGTTTGCAAAGCCGCCAACGCCCTGAAGGCCCTGGGCATCGGTAAAGGTGACCTGGTGGCCCTCTACATGCCAATGGTTCCTGAGGCTGCCATTGCCATGTTGGCCTGTGCCCGTATCGGCGCACCCCATTCCGTGGTCTTCGGTGGGTTCTCCGCCGATGCCCTGCGCGATCGTCTGATCGATGGCGAGGCCAAAGTCGTCATCACCGCTGATGGCGGCTTCCGCAAGGACAAGCCCGTTTCCCTGAAGCCCGCCGTTGATGAAGCGCTGGCGGCCAAAGGTGGGGCTCCAAGCGTTGACCACGTCCTTGTGGTCAAGCGCATCGACTCTGGCTGTGGCATGGAGTTCGGCCGCGACCACTGGTGGCATGAGCTGGTGGATGGCCAGAGCAGCGACTGCGCGGCCGAGCCGATGGAGAGCGAAGACCGCCTCTTCGTCCTTTACACCTCGGGTTCCACGGGGAAACCCAAGGGTGTGGTTCACACCACGGCCGGCTACAACCTCTGGGCTCACCTGACCTTCCAGTGGATCTTCGACATCCGTGAAGACGATGTGCACTGGTGCACGGCGGATGTGGGCTGGATCACCGGCCACAGCTACATCGTCTACGGACCCCTTTCAAACGGCGCCACGACGGTGATGTATGAGGGTGCGCCTCGCCCCAGCAAGCCGGGTGCCTTCTGGGAGCTGATCGAGAAACACCGCTGCACGATTTTCTACACCGCACCAACGGCGATTCGCGCCTTCATGAAGAGCGGCCGTGAGGTGCCGGATCAGTACGACATGAGCTCCCTTCGGATCCTTGGCACCGTGGGTGAGCCGATTAATCCGGAGGCCTGGATCTGGTATCGGGATGTGATTGGTGGAGGACGGTGTCCGATCGTCGACACCTGGTGGCAGACCGAAACCGGGGGGGTGATGATCAGCCCCCTGCCTGGGGCGACACCGACCAAGCCGGGCTCAGCAACCCTTCCCCTTCCAGGCATTCAGGCCGACATCGTCGACCACGACGGCAACTCCCAAGGAGCCGATCAAGGGGGTTACCTCGCGATTCGTCGGCCCTGGCCGGGGATGATGCGAACGGTGCACGGGGATCCCGACCGTTTCCGCAAGAGCTACTGGGAAGAGATTCGCCCTGCTGATGGGTCCCACATCTATTTCGCCGGTGATGGTGCTCGCCGCGATGCCGACGGCTACTTCTGGGTGATGGGCCGGGTCGACGACGTGATCAACGTCAGCGGCCACCGCCTTGGGACGATGGAAATTGAAAGCGCCCTGGTGAGCCACCCCGCCGTGGCCGAATCCGCTGTGGTGGGCCGCCCGGATGATCTCAAGGGTGAGGGCATCGTGGCCTTCGTCACCCTTGAGGCCGGTCGCAGTGGTGATGACGCCTTGATTGCAGAGCTTCGCAGCCATGTGGGCAAAGAGATCGGTCCCATTGCCCGCCCCGATGTGATCAAGTTCAGCGACGCCCTTCCGAAGACCCGCAGCGGCAAGATCATGCGCCGAATCCTGCGTTCCCTGGCTGCCGGTCAGGAGGTCAGTGGCGACACCTCAACCCTCGAGGATCGCTCGGTCCTCGATCAGTTGCGGGTCTGA
- a CDS encoding DUF1350 family protein, translating to MSWRQRGSLWCWTPPQPKGLVEFIGGSYLAATPQISYRRLLEALARQGFAIHAWSYVPGFDHQAQANQAWKAFRQRRDPEQPAPLRLGHSLGCKLHLLAPDNGRGCSALAAMSFNNFSAERSVPLLAELGPALGVTSEFSPSPEETLRLIARNYSQANNLLVRFRSDQLDQSARLLQVLQNRSQDNSQLIERAGDHLTPASAGLRQNLLGGWADDPARQRELDQLADQLLQWWKSPNQTRN from the coding sequence GTGAGCTGGCGGCAGCGGGGAAGTCTTTGGTGCTGGACCCCTCCCCAACCCAAGGGATTGGTCGAGTTCATTGGCGGCAGCTACCTGGCCGCGACACCGCAGATCAGCTACCGACGGCTCTTGGAAGCGCTGGCGCGGCAGGGGTTCGCGATCCATGCCTGGAGCTACGTCCCAGGGTTTGACCATCAGGCCCAGGCCAATCAAGCCTGGAAGGCCTTTCGCCAGAGGCGGGACCCCGAGCAGCCCGCACCACTGCGGCTCGGCCACAGCCTGGGCTGCAAACTTCACCTGCTCGCTCCAGATAACGGTCGAGGCTGCAGCGCATTGGCCGCGATGAGCTTCAACAACTTCTCCGCGGAGCGCAGCGTGCCACTCCTGGCAGAGCTCGGACCAGCCCTTGGGGTAACCAGTGAGTTCAGTCCGTCCCCCGAGGAGACGCTGCGCCTGATCGCGCGGAATTACAGCCAAGCCAACAACCTGCTAGTGCGCTTTCGCAGCGACCAACTCGATCAGAGTGCACGTCTTCTGCAGGTGCTTCAAAACCGGAGCCAAGACAACTCCCAATTGATCGAGCGGGCTGGGGATCACCTGACCCCAGCCAGCGCCGGGCTTCGCCAAAACCTGCTGGGGGGATGGGCCGATGATCCAGCCCGGCAGAGGGAACTGGATCAACTGGCCGATCAACTGCTGCAGTGGTGGAAGAGCCCGAATCAGACCCGCAACTGA
- a CDS encoding peroxiredoxin — protein MAQALKSGNRAPLIALQDQNGIERRSDQLSGKSLVLFFYPKDDTPGCTMEACAFRDSYADLQALGAEVWGVSGDNANSHQRFASRHNLPYPLLVDHNNQLRKAFGVPGVLGLLPGRVTYVIDAAGVVRHVFNNLLDGPAHRREALDCLKRLQAA, from the coding sequence TTGGCCCAAGCCCTGAAGAGCGGTAATCGCGCTCCCCTGATCGCCCTACAGGATCAGAACGGCATTGAGCGCCGCAGCGATCAACTGTCCGGCAAGTCCCTCGTGCTGTTCTTCTATCCCAAGGACGACACCCCAGGCTGCACGATGGAAGCCTGCGCCTTCCGCGATAGCTACGCAGACCTGCAAGCTCTGGGGGCGGAGGTTTGGGGAGTCAGTGGCGACAACGCCAACAGTCACCAGCGCTTCGCCAGCCGCCACAACCTGCCCTATCCGCTGCTGGTGGATCACAACAACCAGCTGAGAAAAGCCTTTGGTGTGCCCGGTGTGCTGGGCCTTCTGCCGGGTCGTGTCACCTACGTCATCGACGCTGCGGGGGTGGTCCGCCACGTCTTCAACAATCTCCTGGACGGACCGGCCCATCGCCGTGAGGCCCTGGATTGCCTGAAGCGCCTGCAGGCCGCGTGA
- a CDS encoding 3'-5' exonuclease, translating to MARGDAEMGDQQTLSAWEQVDLLSLVSGSVSVARTEPEPEAEHQPVPESFLDPVPDLPEQPDPSPVASASPPGPPERLLILDTETTGLSPGEHRCIEVGAVLFSVPDRSVLSQVSFLLPCQSNAAEPVNGIAPALTQRPQPWQAGLACFEAMVDAADLLLAHNAAFDQQWFGLGSLPALTKPWLCSMEDIRWPQERQLRSTPSVRDLALAYGVPVWAAHRALTDCIYLAQVFERCDDLESLLLQAMEPRRLYRARLSYEERHKAREAGFRWNQPVSGAWSRRLSEREVALLNFPVAPVDEAGDLRSA from the coding sequence ATGGCCAGGGGTGACGCTGAGATGGGCGATCAACAGACGCTCTCTGCTTGGGAGCAGGTTGATCTGCTCAGTCTGGTCAGTGGATCTGTGTCAGTGGCACGTACCGAGCCGGAGCCGGAAGCTGAGCATCAACCGGTTCCGGAATCTTTCTTGGACCCCGTCCCTGATCTGCCTGAGCAACCTGATCCCTCCCCAGTCGCTAGTGCCTCGCCGCCGGGGCCACCTGAGCGACTCTTGATCCTCGACACGGAGACCACGGGACTCTCCCCAGGTGAGCACCGCTGTATCGAGGTCGGCGCCGTTCTGTTTTCAGTTCCAGATCGCTCCGTGCTCAGTCAGGTCTCGTTCCTCTTGCCTTGCCAGAGCAATGCGGCTGAGCCAGTGAATGGCATCGCACCAGCCCTGACCCAACGTCCTCAGCCCTGGCAGGCCGGCTTGGCCTGCTTCGAGGCGATGGTCGACGCCGCTGATCTGTTGCTGGCCCATAACGCTGCCTTCGATCAACAGTGGTTCGGCCTTGGTTCGCTCCCTGCCTTGACGAAACCCTGGCTCTGCTCGATGGAGGACATTCGCTGGCCCCAGGAGCGCCAGCTGCGATCCACACCTTCGGTCCGTGATCTGGCCTTGGCCTACGGCGTTCCGGTTTGGGCGGCCCATCGCGCCTTGACCGACTGCATTTATTTAGCCCAGGTGTTTGAGCGCTGTGATGACCTCGAGAGCCTTTTGCTGCAGGCGATGGAGCCGCGCCGCCTCTATAGGGCACGCCTGTCCTATGAGGAGCGCCACAAGGCCCGTGAGGCTGGATTCCGCTGGAATCAGCCGGTCAGTGGAGCCTGGAGTCGCCGTTTGTCAGAGCGGGAGGTGGCGCTGCTGAACTTTCCGGTTGCTCCGGTTGATGAGGCAGGTGACCTGCGCAGCGCCTGA
- the msrA gene encoding peptide-methionine (S)-S-oxide reductase MsrA — MGGSKANLIAPEAALPGRPDPINTAERHVVLGTALKAPLSTSQQEALFGCGCFWGAEKGFWRLPGVITTAVGYAGGYTPNPTYEEVCSGRTGHTEVVRVVWDVNAVDFSDLLKLFWECHNPTQGMAQGNDTGTQYRSSIYVHDPKLLEVAKASCDRYQQLLDGAGKGAITTEIAVGQPFFFAEGYHQQYLARPGSRPYCSAQPQGVLLDQQWEGCHYQLPAAVWQHYDWSVSHCVLRGDNTPIGL; from the coding sequence ATGGGTGGATCCAAAGCAAACCTGATCGCTCCAGAAGCCGCCCTGCCAGGGCGCCCCGATCCCATCAACACCGCCGAGAGGCACGTGGTGCTGGGCACGGCGCTGAAGGCCCCCTTGAGCACCAGCCAACAGGAAGCCCTCTTTGGCTGCGGTTGTTTCTGGGGCGCGGAAAAAGGGTTCTGGCGACTTCCAGGGGTCATCACCACAGCGGTCGGTTATGCCGGTGGCTACACCCCTAACCCCACCTATGAGGAGGTTTGCTCGGGCCGGACGGGCCACACGGAAGTGGTGCGTGTGGTTTGGGATGTGAATGCGGTGGATTTCAGCGATCTCCTGAAGCTCTTCTGGGAGTGCCACAACCCAACCCAGGGCATGGCCCAGGGGAATGACACCGGCACCCAGTACCGCTCCTCGATCTACGTCCACGACCCGAAGCTCCTGGAGGTCGCCAAGGCGTCCTGTGATCGCTACCAACAGCTACTAGATGGCGCAGGGAAAGGAGCCATCACCACGGAAATCGCTGTTGGTCAACCCTTCTTCTTCGCCGAGGGGTACCACCAGCAGTACTTGGCACGCCCGGGCAGCCGCCCCTACTGCTCAGCCCAACCGCAAGGTGTGTTGCTCGACCAGCAGTGGGAGGGCTGCCATTACCAACTTCCCGCCGCGGTTTGGCAGCACTATGACTGGAGCGTCAGCCACTGCGTCCTTCGGGGAGACAACACCCCCATCGGCCTCTGA